One genomic window of Nicotiana sylvestris chromosome 10, ASM39365v2, whole genome shotgun sequence includes the following:
- the LOC104220173 gene encoding eukaryotic translation initiation factor 2 subunit gamma-like codes for MSKKGLMEQDLSKLDVTKLHPLSPEVISRQATINIGTIGHVAHGKSTVVKAISGVQTVRFKNELERNITIKLGYANAKIYKCEEDRCPRPMCYKAYGSGKEDSPMCDVPGFENCRMKLLRHVSFVDCPGHDILMATMLNGAAIMDGALLLIAANESCPQPQTSEHLAAVEIMRLQHIIILQNKVDLVQENVAINQHEAIQKFIQGTVADGAPVVPISAQLKYNIDVVAEYIVKKIPIPERNFISPPNMIVIRSFDVNKPGFEVDDIRGGVAGGSILKGVLKVNQLIEVRPGIVVKDESGNIKCTPIYSRIVSLFAEQNELQFAVPGGLIGVGTTMDPTLTRADRLVGQVLGEVGSLPEVFVELEVNFFLLRRLLGVRTKDSERQGKVSKLAKGEILMLNIGSMSTGARVVAVKNVFAKLQLTSPVCTSKGEKIALSRRIEKHWRLIGWGQIQAGITLDVPPCPV; via the exons ATGTCTAAAAAAGGGCTGATGGAGCAGGACCTGAGCAAGTTGGATGTAACAAAGCTGCATCCACTTTCACCAGAGGTTATTTCTCGTCAGGCTACAATAAATATTG GTACAATTGGCCATGTGGCTCATGGAAAGTCAACGGTTGTAAAAGCTATATCTGGAGTGCAG ACTGTTCGTTTTAAAAATGAGctagaaagaaacatcacaattAAGCTTGGATATGCTAATGCTAAGATATATAAATGTGAAGAAGATCGCTGCCCTAGACCCATGTGCTACAA GGCATACGGAAGTGGAAAAGAAGACAGTCCAATGTGTGATGTCCCTGGTTTCGAGAACTGTAGGATGAAATTGCTGAGACATGTATCGTTTGTTGATTGTCCT GGTCATGATATTCTCATGGCTACGATGCTTAATGGAGCTGCAATTATGGATGGAGCTTTACTTCTAATTGCTGCAAATGAGAGCTGTCCCCAACCTCAGACTTCTGAACATTTAGCTGCTGTTGAAATTATGCGCCTCCAGCACATAATAATTCTCCAAAATAAGGTTGATCTAGTTCAGGAAAATGTTGCCATTAATCAGCACGAGGCAATTCAGAAGTTTATTCAG GGAACTGTTGCTGATGGTGCCCCAGTTGTACCAATCTCTGCGCAACTGAAGTACAACATTGATGTTGTGGCTGAATATATTGTGAAGAAAATTCCCATTCCTGAAAGGAATTTCATTTCACCACCAAATATGATAGTCATCCGATCATTTGATGTTAACAAACCTGGTTTTGAAGTTGATGATATCAGAGGTGGTGTTGCTGGTGGCAGTATACTGAAG GGTGTCCTAAAGGTAAATCAACTCATTGAGGTTCGTCCTGGTATTGTTGTCAAGGATGAGAGTGGCAACATTAAGTGTACCCCAATATATTCAAGAATAGTGTCATTGTTTGCTGAGCAAAATGAACTACAATTTGCTGTGCCCGGAGGCCTCATTGGAGTTGGAACAACTATGGATCCAACACTGACTCGTGCTGACCGATTAGTGGGGCAGGTTCTTGGAGAGGTTGGATCACTTCCTGAAGTGTTTGTTGAGCTGGAG GTAAATTTCTTTTTGCTCCGCCGTCTTCTGGGAGTGAGAACAAAGGACTCAGAAAGGCAGGGTAAAGTCTCGAAGTTGGCTAAGGGAGAAATCCTCATGTTAAACATAGGGTCTATGTCAACCGGCGCTCGTGTTGTCGCTGTCAAGAATGTATTTGCAAAACTGCAATTGACATCACCAGTGTGTACCAGCAAAGGTGAGAAAATTGCTCTTAGCCGGAGAATCGAGAAGCACTGGCGTCTTATTGGTTGGGGCCAAATCCAAGCTGGTATTACTCTTGATGTTCCACCTTGCCCCGTCTGA